The DNA region CCCTCGTGTGCGGCCACCCCGCGTGGCGCGCTGGCTGGCGGGGCTGCGCGTGCCGCCGGCGGAACGGGAGTTCGCGCTCGGCGATCTCGAAGAGGAGTTTGCCGGGACGGCGCTCCAACACGGCAGCCACGCCGCACGGCGGCGCTACTGGCGCGCGGCGTTTCAATCGTCGGCCGCGGCCCCCCCCCCCCCCCCCCCCCCGGCGGGGGGGGGGGGGGGGGGCGGCGCGCGCCGGGGGGGGGCCGCCCCCGGGGGCGGGGGGGCGGGGGGGGGGGGGGGGGGGGGGGGGCGCCCCGGGGGGCACAATCGTTCGAGTCCATGGCGGCCTTCTACCAGCGCACCAGCCAGCTCAATCTGACCGGCTTCGGGAGGACCGAGCAGGTGTCGTTGGCGAGCGTGACACCGGAGTTCTTTGCGCTCCTCGGAATTCGCCCCGTTCTCGGGAGCCTGCAAGCGCCGGTAGGCACCACGGCCGGCAACGTCATTATCCTGAACGAACGAACCTGGCGCACGCGGTTCGGTTCCGATCCCGCGATCATCGGCCAGACGATGAGATTCGACGGGGTGCCGTATGAGGTGCTGGGCATCGCGCCCGCGTCCGCCGGGCTCGGCACTGTGGATGCCGATGGGTGGCAGTTGCGCACCATCGATACCAGCAATCGCATGCGCGGCGCATACTTCCTGGGGATCGTGGCGCGGCTGAAGCCGCACGTCACCCTTGAGCAGGCCAACCAGGAACTGGCGGCCATCATGGCTCGCGCCGCCATCGAGTTCCCGCAGTTCAACCGGACACTGAGCGCGCGGGCAGACCTCTACCGCGATGAAGTGGCGGGCCCGGTGCGGCCCAACATGATCCTGCTGTTGGCCAGCGCGGCCATGGTCCTGCTGATTGCCACCATCAACCTGACCGGACTCCAGCGCGCACGCGATCTCGAGCGCACGCGTGAGCAGGAGGTTCGCAGGGCGCTTGGCGCATCACGCTGGCACCTGGGTCGCCATGCGTTGGCCGAGGCGCTGACGCTTGCGGCCGTCGGTGGTGTGCTGGGACGTTTATTGCCGTGGGCATTGTGGCGGCTCTGGTGGCCGTGGCGCCGTCTTTTGGCTGGCAGCAACAGTTGCCCACATCAACGGGCGTGGTGGCCGCGTTTACCGTGTTGCTCACGTGCCTGGCCGGCGCGGCGATTGGCACGTGGCCTGCGTGGCAGGCCTCTCGCCACGCATCGGGTTCGATGTGGTCGGGCCGTACGATGACGCTGAATCGGGTGCAGGCGCGCATGCGGTCGGGCGTGGTCGCGACGCAAGTGGCGCTCACCGCCGTGCTGCTGGTGGTGGCGGCACTTGTCGCCGTCAGCCAGCGCAATGTCCTGGCGCTTGAGACGGGATTCGAGCCCGGGTTCACTCGGGTGGCCGACCTGAACGTGCCCACCGGCCGCTACGGCTCGGTGCGCGAGCTGACCCAGTTCTTCGACACGCTGACCACACGCTTCAAAGCCTTGCCCGGCGTCACCGATGCCTGCGTTGCCAACGAGATTCCGCTCGATCGTCCGCCCGGCAGCATGACGTATGTCGCGGAAGGCACCGAGCGGCTGGTCTCGGCCTGGCCCAACACCATTTCGCCCGCGTGTGTGGACGTGTTGCGCCTGCGGCTCCTGGCTGGTCGCCGCGTCACCAATGACGAACCCATCCCTTCGGTGATGGTCAGCGCGAGCATGGCCAACGCGCTGTTTCCCGATGGACGCAATCCCATTGGGCAGCGGGTGCATTTTGGTGTGCCCACCGCCTACCTCCTCACCATCGTCGGCGTGCTGGCGGATATTCGTGACGGATCCCTGGAGACGTCACACGGCCGGCAGGTGTGGATGCCACAGTCACTCGGCCACTTTCCACCTGCGCGCATCCTGGTGCGTTACGCCGCACCAGGCGCGGTGGATGACGCTGCTCTTCGTGCCGTTGTGAACGATCTGGCGCCCGATCTGGCGCTGGCCAGGCCGAGGGCGCTGGCTGATGTCGTGTTGCGCGCCACGGCGAACCGCCGATTCGTGTTGTTCCTGCTGTCTGGCTTTGCCGCAGTCGCGGTCTTGTTGTGCGCGATTGGCCTCTATGGCGTCCTGGCGCACTCGGTGGGCCAACGGACCCAGGAAATTGGGATCCGCATGGCCCTGGGCGCGAGGCCGGGCCAGGTGTTGCGTCTGGTGCTCGCGCAAGTGTCTGTGGCCGCAGGTGCGGGTCTGATCGTGGGTCTGCTCGGTGCGCGAGCGTTATCCGACACCGTGCGGTCGCTGCTGTACGGAATCGCCGTCACCGAGCCGCGGGTCTACGTGGGTGTCGGCGTCGCGGTACTGATGATGGCCGCGCTTGCGGCGTGGTCGCCCACCCGCCGCGCGGTCAGAATCGATCCCAAGACCGCGATGCGGGCCGACTAGCGGAGATGCCGGGTCTGAAGACCCGGCCTCCGAAGGGCTTCCCGAAGGAGGCCGCCATCCGGAAGGAGGCCGGGTCTTCAGACCCGGCTACACGCATGTCGAAACCGCTCTACTGAGTGCGGTCGTAGACGCGCTTGATCTCGACCTTGGCCATGCGCACCATGATGTTTGAGGTCTCGACCGTCACCACGAGCTGCTTGCCGTCGGCGCTGACGGTGTAGTCCTCAACGACCTTCAGTGATTCCTTCGTCTCCATCTCGCGGCGAAGCACCTTGCCGTTCCACTTCACCTTGATGTCCACGGGGCCCGCCGGGGTCGTCATCACGGACTTCTTGTTGTCCGTCATGTACTTGAACATCTGCCCCTTGGCCGGGTCCGGATCGTAGGCGAGTATCACATCTTTGGCCGTGGCCTGGATGCCCAGCAGGGGTGGCGCCGTACGGAACATCTTCAGGTGCGCGTTGAAGCGCTGCAGTTCTTCCGGACCCAAATCGCCGCCGGGCGCCGGACCCTGGCCGGGCGAAGCAAAGTTGCCGCCGCGGCCACCGCCACGACTGCCTCGGGCGCCTGCGCCGTCGGGACCATTCGGGTTGATGCTCTCGTCCATGTTCAGCTTCCATCCGCCCGAGAGTGCGGCGGCCGGATCGGCAGCCTGGGCAAACACTGACGTGTGGTGTGCGAGCAGCGATAACGCAAGGGCGGTGATGACAAGTTTCAAACGCATGATCTGACTCCCAAAACGCGATGCTACACCGAAAGGCCGCCTATTGCCGAATGGCGTTGGAGATCGTTTGCACGGCGTGCCCCACGCGGGGGCCAGGAATGGTCAGGGAGTCGTCGGTGAGGAATCGGACGCGGCCATTTCTGGCTGCGGGCACTCGCACCGCCTGCCACGTCGCCGCCTCTCGAGCCAGTCGT from Acidobacteriota bacterium includes:
- a CDS encoding FtsX-like permease family protein translates to MPTSTGVVAAFTVLLTCLAGAAIGTWPAWQASRHASGSMWSGRTMTLNRVQARMRSGVVATQVALTAVLLVVAALVAVSQRNVLALETGFEPGFTRVADLNVPTGRYGSVRELTQFFDTLTTRFKALPGVTDACVANEIPLDRPPGSMTYVAEGTERLVSAWPNTISPACVDVLRLRLLAGRRVTNDEPIPSVMVSASMANALFPDGRNPIGQRVHFGVPTAYLLTIVGVLADIRDGSLETSHGRQVWMPQSLGHFPPARILVRYAAPGAVDDAALRAVVNDLAPDLALARPRALADVVLRATANRRFVLFLLSGFAAVAVLLCAIGLYGVLAHSVGQRTQEIGIRMALGARPGQVLRLVLAQVSVAAGAGLIVGLLGARALSDTVRSLLYGIAVTEPRVYVGVGVAVLMMAALAAWSPTRRAVRIDPKTAMRAD